One Cellulosimicrobium protaetiae genomic region harbors:
- a CDS encoding TetR/AcrR family transcriptional regulator: MRSDQPSPTGRGRPAPSAADDLTARARIRDAAISRFARDGFGAPLRTIAADAGVSAALVVHHFGSKDGLRAACDEHVLEIVRTSKREVMTDVAGATPMSAWFARVDDYAPTIGYALRSLQAGGELARAFVDHLTADTAEYIRESVALGTARPSRDEEARARYLVLSSMGTLLLWLTLDSPEEPGDLSTSTRNYLDDIALPALELFTEGFLTDRRMLDEYLLYVGDPPRGPAAPAHADDAAPRDEQPPTEEQT; the protein is encoded by the coding sequence GTGCGTTCAGACCAGCCCTCGCCGACCGGGCGCGGCCGCCCCGCGCCGTCGGCTGCCGACGACCTCACGGCCCGCGCCCGCATCCGCGACGCCGCCATCTCGCGCTTCGCACGCGACGGGTTCGGCGCGCCCCTGCGCACCATCGCGGCCGACGCGGGCGTGAGCGCCGCGCTCGTCGTGCACCACTTCGGCTCGAAGGACGGGCTGCGGGCCGCGTGCGACGAGCACGTGCTGGAGATCGTCCGCACGTCGAAGCGGGAGGTCATGACGGACGTCGCCGGGGCCACCCCGATGTCCGCGTGGTTCGCCCGGGTGGACGACTACGCGCCCACCATCGGCTACGCCTTGCGCAGCCTCCAGGCCGGGGGCGAGCTCGCGCGCGCGTTCGTCGACCACCTGACGGCCGACACCGCCGAGTACATCCGGGAGTCGGTCGCGCTCGGCACGGCGCGCCCGAGCCGCGACGAGGAGGCCCGCGCCCGCTACCTCGTGCTCAGCTCGATGGGGACCCTCCTGCTCTGGCTCACCCTCGACTCCCCGGAGGAGCCGGGCGACCTCAGCACCTCGACCCGGAACTACCTCGACGACATCGCGCTGCCCGCGCTCGAGCTGTTCACCGAGGGGTTCCTCACCGACCGACGCATGCTCGACGAGTACCTCCTCTACGTCGGCGACCCGCCGCGCGGTCCT